A window from Brachionichthys hirsutus isolate HB-005 chromosome 4, CSIRO-AGI_Bhir_v1, whole genome shotgun sequence encodes these proteins:
- the LOC137893341 gene encoding uncharacterized protein, protein MNPPVINSTNSVSTTKRKREAERSVNWTVEETQVLLRAWSDERVQKSLAENLRNRHVFKHLSARMNEMGFSRSPHQCRLRVKTLKANYVRAKLQKTVDSSQPCTFKYFAHMDAVLGHGSAGGEKGPCFVSPERMVENQLDYTDSTECVLPDLNCITEHHVGSLVRSGRRLSGTLEERGIHQSWQLDSEVKLEDGEDSTDSFEVPQRLRDGHHHVFQDSSLHREMIGSHVENGSSTPSLPVIPPLQFPSPPPHPQCDASPVNAPPDPRPNSIPPSGHPESTCLETVFKHLSECFQRLVSDARGLLERLETQRQEQVHWNQELLAQWLQREECRQRETAEREERREKARMAHEIRVLELLTSLDREHRCKCGGSQTVAETPAGPNHPKN, encoded by the exons ATGAATCCGCCGGTGATCAACTCGACCAACTCCGTGTCGACGACGAAAA GAAAACGGGAAGCTGAGCGTTCAGTTAATTGGACAGTGGAGGAGACTCAGGTGCTGCTGCGTGCCTGGAGCGATGAGCGTGTCCAGAAGAGTTTGGCAGAAAACCTGCGTAACCGCCACGTCTTCAAGCACCTCTCAGCCCGCATGAATGAGATGGGTTTCTCTCGGAGTCCACACCAATGCAGGCTTCGAGTCAAAACTCTGAAGGCTAACTATGTGAGAGCCAAACTACAGAAGACGGTTGACAGCTCACAGCCTTGCACTTTTAAATACTTTGCTCACATGGATGCTGTGTTGGGTCATGGGTCAGCGGGAGGGGAAAAGGGGCCGTGTTTCGTCTCTCCAGAAAGGATGGTGGAGAACCAGCTTGACTACACTGACAGTACAGAATGTGTCCTGCCTGATTTAAATTGTATTACAGAGCATCACGTTGGCTCTTTGGTGAGGTCAGGAAGACGTTTGAGCGGTACTTTAGAGGAGCGAGGCATCCATCAGTCTTGGCAGCTGGATTCCGAAGTCAAGTTGGAGGATGGAGAAGATTCGACGGATAGCTTTGAGGTCCCACAGCGCCTGAGAGACGGACATCATCACGTTTTTCAGGACTCATCCCTTCATAGAGAAATGATTG gttctcatgtggaaaACGGCTCAAGCACTCCTTCCCTGCCTGTAATACCGCCTCTACagtttccttctcctcctcctcatcctcagtgtGATGCTTCTCCAGTCAATGCTCCCCCAGATCCTAGACCCAACAGCATTCCCCCTTCTGGCCACCCTGAGTCCACTTGCCTAGAAACCGTCTTCAAGCACCTTTCAGAGTGCTTCCAGCGACTTGTGTCCGACGCCCGGGGCCTGCTGGAACGACTGGAGACTCAGCGGCAGGAGCAAGTGCACTGGAATCAGGAGCTCCTGGCCCAgtggctgcagagggaggaatGCCGGCAGAGGGAGACGgctgagagggaggagaggagggagaaagcTCGCATGGCGCATGAGATAAGAGTCCTAGAGCTCCTCACAAGTCTAGACAGAGAACACAGGTGTAAATGTGGAGGCAGCCAGACTGTCGCAGAGACACCAGCTGGTCCAAACCATCCTAAAAACTAA